A single window of Microbacterium croceum DNA harbors:
- the rpsH gene encoding 30S ribosomal protein S8, whose translation MTMTDPVADMLTRLRNANSAHHESVTLPSSKLKTNIAAILQQEGYIAGWETSDARVGKNLTLTLKYGPNRERSIAGIKRVSKPGLRVYAKSTELPTVLGGLGVAILSTSSGLLTDRQAEQKGVGGEVLAYVW comes from the coding sequence ATGACAATGACAGACCCGGTCGCAGATATGCTGACCCGTCTGCGCAACGCGAACTCGGCGCACCACGAATCCGTGACCCTGCCGTCGAGCAAGCTGAAGACGAACATCGCCGCCATCCTCCAGCAGGAGGGCTACATCGCCGGCTGGGAGACCTCTGACGCTCGCGTCGGAAAGAACCTGACGCTGACGCTGAAGTACGGCCCGAACCGTGAGCGGTCGATCGCAGGCATCAAGCGTGTCTCGAAGCCCGGCCTCCGCGTGTACGCGAAGTCCACGGAGCTCCCCACGGTCCTCGGCGGCCTCGGCGTGGCCATCCTGTCCACCTCCTCCGGTCTTCTCACCGACCGTCAGGCAGAGCAGAAGGGCGTGGGCGGAGAAGTTCTCGCCTACGTGTGGTAA
- a CDS encoding DsbA family protein, giving the protein MAAAKSNTNWFAIGVSAAVVVVLVALGGLVVFLNNQATAPGVAPQSAIVDDKTGAITFGGGEDSIDTYVDFMCPVCGQFEDAYGEQLQTAAADDKITLNIHPISILDFQSQNSKYSTRAANSMYCVAAEAPDSALDYFNSLFANQPQEGTAGLTDEQLGDLATQAGAEAAVSCITDGTYSKFVADQTKNTPPDPDTGRVGTPTVVINGDRINNADIQAEFSKILG; this is encoded by the coding sequence ATGGCAGCGGCGAAGAGCAACACCAACTGGTTCGCGATCGGCGTCTCCGCCGCCGTGGTCGTCGTACTGGTCGCCCTGGGCGGACTCGTGGTGTTCCTGAACAACCAGGCCACGGCTCCCGGCGTCGCACCGCAGAGCGCGATTGTGGATGATAAAACCGGAGCCATCACCTTCGGGGGTGGCGAAGACAGCATCGACACCTACGTTGACTTCATGTGCCCCGTCTGCGGGCAATTCGAGGACGCGTATGGCGAGCAGCTCCAAACGGCGGCGGCGGATGACAAGATCACCTTGAACATCCATCCGATCTCTATTCTTGACTTCCAGTCGCAGAACTCGAAGTACTCGACGCGCGCCGCCAACTCGATGTACTGCGTGGCGGCTGAGGCTCCGGACTCCGCGCTCGATTACTTCAACTCGCTCTTCGCCAACCAGCCGCAGGAAGGCACTGCAGGGCTCACTGACGAGCAGCTCGGCGACCTCGCCACACAGGCCGGCGCGGAGGCCGCGGTCTCTTGCATCACCGACGGCACGTATTCGAAGTTCGTAGCGGACCAGACGAAGAACACTCCGCCGGACCCCGACACCGGGCGCGTGGGAACGCCGACTGTGGTGATCAACGGCGATCGCATCAACAACGCAGACATCCAGGCGGAGTTCAGCAAGATACTGGGATAA
- the rpmD gene encoding 50S ribosomal protein L30 — MASRLKVTQVKSKVSEKQNQRDTLRSLGLKRIGDSTVRPDDAQTRGYVKTVAHLVKVEEID; from the coding sequence ATGGCTTCGCGCCTCAAGGTCACGCAGGTCAAGTCCAAGGTGAGTGAGAAGCAGAACCAGCGTGACACGCTGCGCAGCCTCGGTCTCAAGCGAATCGGCGACAGCACCGTTCGCCCCGACGACGCGCAGACGCGCGGTTACGTCAAGACCGTCGCCCACCTCGTCAAGGTTGAGGAGATCGACTAA
- the rplX gene encoding 50S ribosomal protein L24 has translation MAKIKKGDLVQVITGSKDERGKQGKVLEILSERNRVVVEGVNYVTKHTRVGQTQRGTKTGGLETVEAPIHISNVALVDPSTKKPTKVGHRVEEQVKDGVKRNVRVRFAKKSGKDL, from the coding sequence ATGGCGAAGATCAAGAAGGGTGACCTGGTTCAGGTCATCACCGGATCCAAGGACGAGCGCGGCAAGCAGGGCAAGGTCCTCGAGATCCTGTCCGAGCGCAACCGCGTCGTCGTCGAGGGCGTGAACTACGTCACCAAGCACACCCGCGTCGGTCAGACGCAGCGTGGCACCAAGACGGGTGGCCTCGAGACTGTCGAGGCTCCCATCCACATTTCGAATGTCGCACTCGTCGACCCTTCGACCAAGAAGCCGACCAAGGTCGGCCACCGGGTCGAGGAGCAGGTGAAGGACGGCGTCAAGCGCAACGTCCGCGTGCGCTTCGCGAAGAAGAGCGGTAAGGACCTCTGA
- a CDS encoding adenylate kinase: MTASARLLIVGPQGSGKGTQGVRIAESYGIPVVSTGDIFRANIKEGTPLGQQVTAILDKGDLVPDELTSEIVRDRLSQEDAANGFLLDGYPRNTAQVAHLEAFLAERGVALDAVILLDVPREESLSRLTLRATEQGRSDDTPEAIGHRLDIYERETAPILEVYGAKGIVDRIDGVGSLEEITSRIFAALTARGLRLAA; encoded by the coding sequence ATGACAGCATCCGCACGTCTCCTGATCGTCGGCCCTCAGGGCTCCGGCAAGGGCACGCAGGGTGTGCGCATCGCCGAGTCGTACGGCATCCCCGTGGTGTCGACGGGAGACATCTTCCGCGCGAATATCAAGGAGGGGACGCCGCTCGGCCAGCAGGTCACGGCGATCCTCGACAAGGGTGATCTGGTGCCGGACGAGCTGACCAGCGAGATCGTGCGCGACCGCCTGTCGCAGGAGGATGCGGCGAACGGGTTCCTGCTCGACGGCTACCCCCGCAACACGGCGCAGGTGGCGCACCTCGAGGCGTTCCTGGCCGAGCGGGGCGTCGCTCTCGACGCCGTGATCCTGCTCGATGTCCCACGCGAGGAGAGCCTGTCGCGGCTCACGCTGCGTGCGACCGAGCAGGGGCGTTCGGATGACACGCCGGAGGCCATCGGTCACCGCCTCGACATCTACGAGCGTGAGACGGCGCCGATCCTCGAGGTCTACGGCGCCAAGGGCATCGTCGACCGCATCGATGGGGTCGGATCGCTCGAGGAGATCACCTCGCGTATCTTCGCTGCGCTGACCGCTCGTGGTCTTCGCCTCGCGGCCTGA
- the rpmC gene encoding 50S ribosomal protein L29 has product MAIGTKELAPTELDTFEDQRLVEELRKAKEELFNLRFQSATGQLESHGRIRAVKRDIARLYTVIRERELGIRATPAPVEVPAKKATKSKAKKADSADDAVKEEAE; this is encoded by the coding sequence ATGGCGATCGGCACCAAGGAGCTCGCTCCTACAGAGCTCGACACGTTCGAAGACCAGCGCCTCGTCGAGGAGCTGCGTAAGGCCAAGGAGGAGCTGTTCAACCTCCGTTTCCAGTCGGCCACCGGCCAGCTGGAGAGCCACGGCCGCATCCGCGCCGTCAAGCGCGACATCGCGCGTCTCTACACCGTGATCCGCGAACGCGAGCTGGGCATCCGTGCGACGCCCGCTCCGGTCGAGGTCCCGGCGAAGAAGGCGACCAAGTCGAAGGCGAAGAAGGCGGACTCCGCTGACGACGCCGTGAAGGAAGAGGCTGAGTGA
- the map gene encoding type I methionyl aminopeptidase translates to MFRRSIYKTPAQLRAMVEPGLITAAALDAVRPLIRPGVTTLELDEAANRVIVERGAESNFQLVRGYHHTICVSVNAQVVHGIPGELVLQPGDIVSVDCGAQFEGWNGDSAVTFVVPDPERPELVARREELSRVTEGSLWAGVAAMATASHIGEIGAAIQEYIEAQGPSAVSGETYGILREYVGHGIGRKMHEAPSVFNYRTPDPGPEIKDGLVLAIEPMVTAGGEATYIEDDDWTVTTVDGSDGSHWEHSVARHVGGIWVLTAADGGAAGLAPFGIVPVPVA, encoded by the coding sequence ATGTTCCGTCGGTCGATCTACAAGACTCCGGCTCAGTTGCGGGCCATGGTCGAGCCCGGTCTCATCACCGCAGCGGCCCTGGACGCGGTGCGTCCGCTGATCCGGCCCGGTGTCACGACGCTCGAGCTCGATGAGGCCGCCAACCGCGTGATCGTCGAGCGGGGAGCGGAGTCCAACTTCCAGCTCGTGCGCGGCTACCACCACACCATCTGCGTGTCGGTGAACGCGCAGGTCGTGCACGGCATCCCCGGTGAGCTCGTCCTGCAGCCGGGCGACATCGTGTCCGTCGACTGCGGTGCGCAGTTCGAGGGCTGGAACGGCGACAGCGCCGTGACCTTCGTCGTTCCGGACCCGGAGCGCCCTGAGCTCGTCGCCCGACGCGAGGAGCTCTCGCGCGTCACAGAGGGCTCGCTCTGGGCCGGAGTCGCGGCCATGGCCACGGCGTCGCACATCGGCGAGATCGGCGCAGCCATCCAGGAGTACATCGAGGCGCAGGGGCCATCGGCCGTGTCGGGGGAGACCTACGGCATCCTCCGCGAGTACGTCGGCCATGGCATCGGACGCAAGATGCACGAGGCGCCGAGCGTCTTCAATTACCGCACGCCGGATCCCGGCCCCGAGATCAAGGACGGCCTCGTCCTGGCGATCGAGCCCATGGTGACCGCGGGCGGCGAGGCGACCTACATCGAGGACGACGACTGGACCGTCACGACCGTCGACGGTAGCGATGGTTCGCACTGGGAACACAGCGTCGCCCGTCACGTGGGCGGGATCTGGGTGCTCACGGCGGCGGATGGCGGTGCCGCCGGCCTGGCGCCGTTCGGCATCGTGCCGGTACCTGTCGCCTGA
- the rplO gene encoding 50S ribosomal protein L15, producing the protein MAEKNDAVEAEKAPKKAAAPKAAAEKKPAAKKAPAKAAASDAKADAAAKKPAAKKAAPKKDAPASRPGVLKVHHLRPVPGANTAKTRVGRGEGSKGKTAGRGTKGTKARNTVRVGFEGGQMPLHMRTPKLRGFKNPFRVEYQVVNLEKLAELYPKGGDVTISDLVAKGAVRKNEKVKVLGNGDIAVKLTVAVDKVSGSAEQKIVAAGGSVK; encoded by the coding sequence ATGGCTGAGAAGAACGACGCCGTCGAGGCCGAGAAGGCCCCGAAGAAGGCTGCCGCTCCCAAGGCTGCCGCCGAGAAGAAGCCCGCAGCGAAGAAGGCTCCGGCCAAGGCCGCCGCCTCCGACGCCAAGGCTGACGCTGCGGCCAAGAAGCCCGCCGCCAAGAAGGCTGCGCCGAAGAAGGATGCTCCGGCATCCCGCCCCGGCGTGCTGAAGGTTCACCACCTGCGTCCGGTCCCCGGCGCCAACACCGCGAAGACCCGTGTCGGTCGTGGTGAGGGCTCCAAGGGTAAGACCGCCGGTCGTGGTACCAAGGGCACCAAGGCTCGCAACACCGTTCGCGTCGGCTTCGAGGGTGGGCAGATGCCTCTGCACATGCGCACCCCGAAGCTGCGCGGGTTCAAGAACCCGTTCCGCGTGGAGTACCAGGTCGTGAACCTGGAGAAGCTCGCGGAGCTGTACCCGAAGGGTGGCGACGTCACCATCAGCGACCTCGTCGCCAAGGGTGCCGTTCGCAAGAACGAGAAGGTCAAGGTTCTCGGAAACGGCGACATCGCCGTGAAGCTCACCGTCGCGGTCGACAAGGTCTCGGGTTCTGCCGAGCAGAAGATCGTGGCTGCCGGCGGATCCGTCAAGTAA
- the rplE gene encoding 50S ribosomal protein L5: MAATDAAEAVKVQPRLKAKYNSEIKKALQEEFGYANVMQIPGLVKVVVNTGVGEAARDSKVIDGAVDDLTKITGQKPIVTKARKSIAQFKLREGQPIGAHVTLRGDRAWEFVDRLVSLALPRIRDFRGLSGKQFDGNGNYTFGLQEQSVFHEIDQDRIDRVRGFDITVVTTAKTDDEGRALLRHLGFPFRSEDAQA, encoded by the coding sequence ATGGCAGCTACTGACGCTGCGGAGGCTGTCAAGGTGCAGCCCCGCCTGAAGGCGAAGTACAACTCTGAGATCAAGAAGGCTCTGCAGGAAGAGTTCGGTTACGCGAACGTCATGCAGATCCCCGGACTGGTCAAGGTCGTCGTGAACACCGGTGTCGGCGAGGCAGCTCGCGACAGCAAGGTGATCGATGGCGCGGTCGACGACCTCACCAAGATCACCGGCCAGAAGCCGATCGTCACGAAGGCCCGCAAGTCCATCGCGCAGTTCAAGCTGCGTGAGGGACAGCCCATCGGCGCGCACGTCACCCTCCGCGGTGACCGCGCCTGGGAGTTCGTGGACCGCCTCGTCTCGCTCGCACTGCCTCGTATCCGCGACTTCCGCGGACTCTCGGGCAAGCAGTTCGACGGCAACGGCAACTACACCTTCGGTCTCCAGGAGCAGAGCGTCTTCCACGAGATCGATCAGGACCGCATCGACCGGGTTCGCGGCTTCGACATCACCGTCGTCACCACCGCGAAGACGGATGACGAGGGTCGGGCACTGCTCCGCCACCTCGGCTTCCCGTTCCGCTCGGAAGACGCACAGGCGTGA
- the rplR gene encoding 50S ribosomal protein L18, with amino-acid sequence MALKSKSDARARRHARLRKKVVGTEVRPRLVVNRSARHVFVQLVDDSKGHTVASASTLETDLRSLEGDKTAKARKVGELLAERAKAAGVSEAVFDRGGNRYAGRVAAIADGAREGGLAL; translated from the coding sequence ATGGCTCTCAAGTCAAAGTCTGACGCCCGCGCGCGTCGTCACGCCCGCCTTCGCAAGAAGGTCGTCGGCACCGAGGTGCGGCCGCGCCTCGTCGTCAACCGTTCGGCTCGCCACGTCTTCGTGCAGCTCGTCGACGACAGCAAGGGTCACACCGTGGCGTCGGCTTCGACGCTCGAGACCGACCTGCGCTCGCTCGAGGGTGACAAGACCGCCAAGGCTCGCAAGGTCGGCGAGCTTCTCGCCGAGCGCGCAAAGGCTGCCGGCGTTTCCGAGGCAGTGTTCGACCGTGGTGGCAACCGCTACGCCGGTCGTGTCGCAGCCATCGCCGATGGCGCCCGTGAAGGGGGGCTGGCACTGTGA
- the rplN gene encoding 50S ribosomal protein L14: MIQQESRLKVADNTGAKELLTIRVLGGSKRRYAGLGDTIVATVKDAIPGGNVKKGDVVKAVIVRTKKETRRPDGSYIKFDENAAVILKNDGEPRGTRIFGPVGRELRDKKFMKIVSLAPEVI, from the coding sequence GTGATTCAGCAGGAATCCCGACTCAAGGTCGCCGACAACACCGGTGCCAAGGAGCTGCTCACCATCCGTGTGCTCGGTGGCTCCAAGCGTCGTTACGCCGGCCTGGGCGACACCATCGTCGCGACCGTCAAGGACGCGATCCCCGGTGGAAACGTCAAGAAGGGCGACGTCGTCAAGGCGGTCATCGTCCGCACCAAGAAGGAGACGCGCCGTCCTGACGGCTCGTACATCAAGTTCGACGAGAACGCCGCCGTCATCCTGAAGAACGACGGGGAGCCCCGCGGCACCCGTATCTTCGGGCCGGTCGGTCGTGAGCTTCGCGACAAGAAGTTCATGAAGATCGTGTCGCTGGCGCCGGAGGTCATCTAA
- the rpsQ gene encoding 30S ribosomal protein S17, with translation MATKKEAAVEVEHAAHDVRDADARGYRKARRGYVVSDKMDKTIVVEVEDRVKHPLYGKVIRRTSKVKAHDEANTAGIGDLVLINETRPLSATKRWRLVEILEKAK, from the coding sequence ATGGCCACCAAGAAGGAAGCAGCCGTCGAGGTTGAGCACGCCGCTCACGACGTCCGCGATGCGGATGCCCGTGGGTACCGCAAGGCGCGTCGTGGCTACGTCGTCAGCGACAAGATGGACAAGACCATCGTGGTCGAGGTCGAGGACCGCGTGAAGCACCCGCTTTACGGCAAGGTCATCCGCCGCACCTCGAAGGTCAAGGCGCACGATGAGGCGAACACCGCCGGCATCGGCGACCTGGTCCTCATCAACGAGACCCGCCCGCTGAGCGCCACGAAGCGCTGGCGTCTGGTGGAGATTCTGGAGAAGGCCAAGTGA
- the rpsE gene encoding 30S ribosomal protein S5: MTETAAAAPEAAAVVSETAAGTTQAEPAREGRRGGGRDRNQGGGRDRNSRDRGDNQFLERVVTINRVSKVVKGGRRFSFTALVVVGDGNGLVGVGYGKAREVPLAISKGVEEAKRNFFRVPRVGSTIPHPVQGEAAAGVVLLRPAAAGTGVIAGGPVRAVLECAGIHDVLSKSLGSSNTINIVHATVAALKQLEEPRAVAARRGLEFDQVAPARLVRAEAEAIAAQKVGA; encoded by the coding sequence GTGACCGAAACGGCAGCTGCCGCTCCTGAGGCGGCCGCAGTCGTCTCTGAGACGGCCGCCGGTACGACCCAGGCCGAGCCTGCTCGCGAAGGCCGCCGTGGCGGCGGACGCGATCGCAACCAGGGCGGCGGACGTGACCGCAACTCGCGCGATCGTGGGGACAACCAGTTCCTCGAGCGTGTGGTCACCATCAACCGTGTCTCGAAGGTCGTGAAGGGTGGACGTCGCTTCAGCTTCACCGCTCTCGTGGTCGTCGGTGACGGCAACGGTCTCGTCGGTGTCGGATACGGCAAGGCTCGTGAGGTTCCCCTCGCGATCTCGAAGGGTGTCGAAGAGGCCAAGCGCAACTTCTTCCGCGTTCCGCGCGTCGGCAGCACGATCCCGCACCCGGTGCAGGGTGAGGCGGCCGCCGGTGTGGTTCTGCTGCGCCCGGCCGCGGCCGGTACCGGTGTTATCGCCGGTGGTCCCGTCCGCGCCGTGCTCGAGTGCGCCGGTATCCACGACGTCCTGTCGAAGTCCCTCGGCTCGTCGAACACGATCAACATCGTGCACGCGACCGTCGCTGCTCTGAAGCAGCTCGAGGAGCCCCGTGCGGTCGCCGCGCGTCGTGGTCTCGAGTTCGACCAGGTGGCTCCGGCGCGTCTCGTCCGTGCGGAGGCCGAGGCCATCGCCGCACAGAAGGTAGGTGCCTGA
- the rplF gene encoding 50S ribosomal protein L6 has product MSRIGRLPIDVPAGVTVSVDGREVAVKGPKGELTLTVASPIEVAVEENQILVSRPDDERASRSLHGLTRTLINNNIIGVTQGYTKGLEVVGTGYRVAQKGSSVEFALGFSHPVLIDPPAGITLTVEGNNKLTVSGIDKQAVGEAAANIRKIRKPEPYKGKGVRYAGEIVRRKAGKSGK; this is encoded by the coding sequence ATGTCGCGTATTGGACGACTTCCCATCGACGTGCCTGCGGGCGTCACCGTTTCGGTCGACGGCCGTGAGGTCGCGGTGAAGGGCCCCAAGGGTGAACTCACCCTCACGGTGGCCAGCCCCATCGAGGTCGCGGTCGAGGAGAACCAGATTCTGGTCTCCCGTCCCGACGACGAGCGCGCGTCGCGGTCGCTTCACGGCCTGACCCGCACGCTCATCAACAACAACATCATCGGCGTGACCCAGGGCTACACCAAGGGTCTCGAGGTCGTCGGAACCGGTTACCGCGTGGCTCAGAAGGGCAGCTCGGTCGAGTTCGCACTCGGCTTCTCGCACCCGGTCCTGATCGACCCGCCCGCCGGGATCACGCTCACGGTCGAGGGCAACAACAAGCTCACCGTCAGCGGAATCGACAAGCAGGCTGTCGGCGAGGCAGCTGCCAACATCCGCAAGATCCGCAAGCCCGAGCCGTACAAGGGCAAGGGTGTGCGCTACGCCGGCGAGATCGTGCGTCGCAAGGCCGGAAAGAGTGGTAAGTAA
- the secY gene encoding preprotein translocase subunit SecY: protein MFSAIARIFRTPDLRRKIGFTLAIVAIYRLGSNVPAPFVHFPNVEECLAQNSGADGLLGLVNLFSGGALLQLSIFALGVMPYITATIITQLLRVVIPHFEALHKEGQAGQARLTQYTRYLTIALALLQSTTLVTVARSGQLFGTTDVAACQNLLTNDVWWAQLLIIMAMTAGTGLIMWFAELVTERGIGNGMSLLIFTSISATFPGAMWMIWESKGFEVFLLVLLVGIIVMGLVVFVEQSQRRIPVQYAKRMVGRRTYGGTNTYIPIKVNMAGVIPVIFASSLLYIPALIAQFNTPQDGSTPPAWVSWISANFTTGNHPVYMAVYFLLIIGFTYFYVAITFNPVEVADNMKKYGGFIPGIRAGRPTAEYLDYVLTRITLPGSIYLGLIALIPLIALATVGANQNFPFGGASILIIVGVGLETVKQIDAQLQQRHYEGLLR from the coding sequence TTGTTTAGCGCCATCGCGCGGATCTTCCGCACGCCCGACCTGCGTCGGAAGATCGGTTTCACCCTGGCGATCGTCGCCATCTACCGGCTGGGCTCCAACGTGCCTGCCCCGTTCGTGCATTTCCCGAACGTGGAGGAGTGCCTCGCCCAGAACTCGGGCGCAGACGGACTGCTCGGTCTGGTCAACCTCTTCTCCGGCGGAGCGCTTCTGCAGCTGTCGATCTTCGCGCTGGGCGTCATGCCCTACATCACCGCGACGATCATCACGCAGCTGCTGCGCGTCGTCATTCCGCACTTCGAGGCGCTGCACAAGGAAGGCCAGGCCGGTCAGGCCCGCCTGACCCAGTACACGCGCTACCTCACCATCGCGCTGGCGCTGCTGCAGTCGACCACGCTGGTCACGGTGGCCCGCAGCGGCCAGCTCTTCGGCACGACGGATGTCGCCGCCTGCCAGAACCTGCTCACGAATGACGTGTGGTGGGCGCAGCTGCTCATCATCATGGCGATGACCGCCGGTACCGGACTCATCATGTGGTTCGCGGAACTCGTCACCGAGCGTGGCATCGGCAACGGCATGTCCCTCCTGATCTTCACCTCGATCTCCGCCACCTTCCCCGGCGCCATGTGGATGATCTGGGAGAGCAAGGGCTTCGAGGTCTTCCTGCTCGTGCTCCTGGTGGGCATCATCGTGATGGGTCTCGTCGTGTTCGTCGAGCAGTCGCAGCGTCGCATCCCGGTGCAGTACGCCAAGCGGATGGTCGGACGCCGCACTTACGGCGGTACGAACACCTACATCCCGATCAAGGTGAACATGGCGGGTGTGATCCCCGTGATCTTCGCCTCGTCGCTGCTGTACATCCCGGCGCTGATCGCGCAGTTCAACACCCCGCAGGACGGATCGACTCCGCCGGCATGGGTCTCCTGGATCAGTGCGAACTTCACCACGGGCAACCACCCGGTCTACATGGCCGTGTACTTCCTGCTCATCATCGGCTTCACCTACTTCTACGTCGCGATCACGTTCAACCCGGTCGAGGTCGCCGACAACATGAAGAAGTACGGCGGGTTCATCCCGGGCATCCGTGCCGGACGTCCGACCGCCGAGTACCTCGACTACGTGCTCACACGTATCACGCTCCCCGGTTCCATCTACCTGGGTCTCATCGCGCTGATTCCGCTCATCGCCCTCGCCACGGTCGGCGCCAACCAGAACTTCCCGTTCGGTGGCGCCTCGATCCTGATCATCGTGGGTGTGGGTCTTGAGACGGTCAAGCAGATCGACGCGCAGCTGCAGCAGCGCCACTACGAAGGGCTTCTTCGATGA